One Endozoicomonas gorgoniicola DNA window includes the following coding sequences:
- a CDS encoding ABC transporter permease → MFGILRSLWQYRYFVLSSIRNELVNRFVRSKLGGLWMIINPLAQVAIYALILSNVLAAKLPGIDNKYAYAIYLMAGLLAWALFNEIISRCLNLFIEQGNLMKKVQFPKITLPAIVVGSNLINNFFLFLAMTGIFFLLGHQFTKALFWLLPLTLVLCAFSLGVGLLLGIMNVFVRDIGQCTPIILQISFWFTPIVYSVDIIPEKFRYLLNFNPMYHFTSAYQNVLVYGKAPELEGFFLICLMALVFLAMSLLLFRRGSEEMVDVL, encoded by the coding sequence ATGTTCGGTATTTTAAGAAGCTTGTGGCAATATCGCTATTTTGTTCTCAGTTCTATCCGTAATGAACTTGTGAATCGTTTTGTTCGTAGCAAATTAGGTGGCCTATGGATGATAATAAATCCCTTGGCGCAAGTGGCAATATACGCATTAATCCTTTCAAATGTTTTAGCAGCAAAGCTACCAGGGATTGATAATAAATATGCTTATGCAATATATCTGATGGCTGGTTTGCTAGCGTGGGCTCTTTTTAATGAAATTATTAGCCGTTGCCTGAATTTGTTTATAGAGCAGGGTAATCTAATGAAAAAAGTACAGTTCCCAAAAATAACTTTGCCTGCTATCGTTGTTGGTAGCAATCTGATCAATAATTTTTTTTTGTTTCTAGCAATGACAGGGATTTTTTTTCTACTTGGTCATCAATTCACTAAAGCTTTATTTTGGTTGTTGCCATTAACCTTAGTACTCTGTGCCTTTTCTCTTGGTGTTGGTTTATTGCTAGGTATTATGAATGTATTTGTTCGGGATATAGGCCAATGTACTCCAATTATTCTACAAATTAGTTTCTGGTTTACCCCGATTGTTTACTCAGTCGATATTATACCTGAAAAGTTTAGATATCTTTTGAATTTCAATCCAATGTACCACTTTACCAGTGCTTATCAGAATGTTTTGGTATATGGCAAGGCTCCTGAACTTGAGGGTTTTTTTCTTATTTGCTTAATGGCCTTAGTGTTCTTAGCAATGAGTCTACTATTGTTTCGTCGTGGTAGTGAAGAAATGGTGGATGTATTGTGA
- a CDS encoding ABC transporter ATP-binding protein translates to MTILSVRGVGKAFRGYRSEWHRFARWFGLPINPVVESRVLNNISFDIKSGEAIGIVGQNGAGKSTLLKIITGTLQPTEGVCKVNGRIAAILELGMGFNPDLTGRENVRHAAGLMGHGVRKIDDAMAIIEEFADVGVHFDYPVRTYSTGMYVRVAFAIAIAWRPDILIVDEALSVGDILFQQKCMKKIQEYRSKGTSLIFVTHDFSTLTTICDQALLLSDGKVKRKGTCKEIIEEYFNDHSNELEINQKTDKNVILDEKKPVSCNLPRIHSKYISDISVVSNNGVLVEGDIGRIIIRCKGLSSFKDPHVGIRIQNRQGTICYETNTFCQKKYLRKCLRTDDYVRIDIKFNVNLPAGEYTLAVGIENIGSGKGVFEQIICPTAVLKTFQIIKNEKLNVWSGSTNLHAHFELK, encoded by the coding sequence GTGACAATATTAAGTGTTAGAGGTGTTGGCAAAGCTTTTCGAGGCTATAGATCTGAATGGCATCGTTTTGCAAGATGGTTTGGTTTGCCAATTAATCCGGTAGTAGAGTCAAGAGTTTTAAACAATATTAGTTTTGATATCAAGTCCGGAGAAGCAATTGGAATAGTAGGGCAGAATGGTGCAGGCAAAAGTACATTGCTGAAAATTATAACCGGTACTCTTCAACCCACAGAGGGAGTTTGTAAGGTCAATGGGAGAATAGCTGCAATTCTAGAACTTGGTATGGGTTTCAATCCTGACCTGACAGGTCGCGAAAATGTACGACATGCTGCTGGTTTGATGGGGCATGGAGTAAGAAAAATTGATGATGCAATGGCTATAATTGAAGAATTTGCTGATGTAGGAGTCCATTTCGATTATCCAGTACGGACCTATTCTACTGGAATGTACGTGCGTGTAGCCTTTGCTATAGCTATAGCCTGGCGACCCGATATACTTATTGTTGATGAGGCATTATCAGTAGGTGATATTTTATTCCAACAAAAGTGCATGAAAAAGATTCAAGAATACCGTTCTAAGGGTACTTCGTTAATTTTTGTTACTCATGATTTTAGTACGTTAACAACTATCTGTGATCAAGCGTTACTTTTATCTGATGGGAAGGTTAAAAGAAAAGGTACATGCAAAGAAATCATTGAAGAATATTTTAATGACCATTCTAATGAATTAGAGATCAATCAGAAAACTGATAAAAATGTGATTCTAGATGAAAAAAAGCCTGTTAGTTGCAACCTACCTAGAATTCACAGTAAATATATATCTGACATTAGTGTGGTTAGTAATAATGGTGTATTAGTTGAGGGGGATATAGGCCGAATAATAATAAGATGTAAAGGGCTATCTTCCTTCAAAGATCCACATGTTGGAATAAGAATTCAAAATAGACAAGGCACAATATGTTATGAAACTAATACATTTTGTCAAAAAAAATACTTAAGAAAGTGCTTGAGAACTGACGACTATGTAAGGATAGATATTAAGTTTAATGTTAATCTTCCTGCAGGAGAGTATACATTAGCTGTCGGAATCGAAAATATAGGTAGTGGTAAAGGTGTGTTTGAACAGATTATTTGCCCTACTGCTGTGCTTAAAACCTTTCAAATAATCAAAAATGAAAAATTAAATGTATGGTCAGGTAGTACAAATCTGCATGCTCACTTTGAATTAAAGTAA
- a CDS encoding glycosyltransferase — translation MSKSFCFIIDDSILTTHHGVRRYIFSIAESLKVYNYKVEFLKKNKDKWDSIVFNDNYFINNGFQSDIKFADSRSEILSKLKNAKLNKYFDGISTESVNYETRSFSSDFLYDICILCAPWVYKSQNLPKSKKTYCIAYDVIPNRYYFAKPSDEGLKSFAAEHSNGYTWADDVADGILCISDETKRQCEIFGFGQKKGLKVIPTILPNGFEKQKINCDDDSICKTVILAAPFDERKGLKLIPDLVNSGDFTKLIIFGRPRCDLKLVQDFYEKIDLNEIEWWFDICTEKQIELYSRSQLLIFPSISEGLGLPILEAYACGVSTLVSDTQPLNRLVFEGDLLDKELVKARQQVRQRSNERIDKIKFSTHAKKRWGSNNLIKWVEDYDI, via the coding sequence ATGTCAAAGAGTTTTTGTTTCATTATTGATGATAGTATTTTAACCACCCATCATGGTGTGAGAAGATATATATTTTCAATTGCTGAGTCACTGAAGGTTTATAATTATAAAGTTGAATTTCTAAAGAAAAATAAAGATAAATGGGATTCAATAGTTTTCAATGATAATTATTTTATAAATAACGGTTTTCAGTCTGATATAAAATTTGCAGACTCTCGATCAGAAATATTAAGCAAATTAAAAAATGCAAAGTTGAATAAATATTTCGATGGTATTTCTACTGAGTCAGTTAATTATGAAACTAGAAGCTTTAGCAGTGATTTTTTATACGATATATGTATTTTGTGTGCACCTTGGGTTTATAAAAGTCAAAATCTTCCAAAGTCAAAAAAGACGTACTGCATTGCCTATGATGTAATACCTAACAGATATTACTTTGCTAAACCAAGTGATGAAGGTTTGAAATCTTTTGCAGCTGAACATAGTAATGGATATACCTGGGCTGATGATGTTGCAGATGGGATATTATGTATAAGTGATGAGACGAAAAGACAGTGTGAAATATTTGGCTTTGGCCAAAAAAAAGGCCTTAAAGTTATCCCAACCATTTTGCCGAATGGATTTGAAAAACAAAAAATAAATTGTGACGATGATTCAATCTGCAAAACTGTAATTTTAGCTGCACCTTTCGATGAAAGAAAAGGTCTAAAATTAATACCTGATTTAGTTAATAGTGGTGATTTTACTAAATTGATTATTTTTGGAAGGCCACGCTGTGATCTAAAACTAGTTCAAGATTTTTATGAAAAAATAGATTTGAATGAAATTGAGTGGTGGTTTGATATCTGTACTGAGAAGCAAATAGAACTGTATTCTAGATCACAGCTTCTTATATTTCCATCGATTTCTGAAGGCCTTGGATTACCTATTCTAGAAGCCTATGCATGTGGTGTCTCTACTTTAGTTTCTGATACTCAGCCACTGAATCGATTAGTGTTTGAAGGTGATCTACTAGATAAAGAATTAGTTAAAGCTAGACAGCAAGTGAGGCAAAGATCTAATGAACGTATAGATAAGATTAAGTTTTCAACGCATGCAAAAAAAAGATGGGGCTCGAATAATTTGATTAAATGGGTTGAAGATTATGATATTTGA
- a CDS encoding FkbM family methyltransferase — MIFDVGANNGLFCLEVARKKPDIILHAFEPNSELYRHLCTIKNKENLSNLHIHKLAISDYTGSGKLNISDSADKGCSSLLDFNEINIKNDKYWRSRTDLKYSHTEEVSIITLSSFIKEERIDVIDFIKIDAQGLDLSILASSGIYLDIIKAGMLEVPSVASNSLYESESQDIHKALNFFSSNGYTIKAIKPNDMACNEFNIFFTKNPETWFDMINELGLVGIDIFDGKNYWHHHSRYMNYDESEVESRLNKRIINLNEEVERLNNRILELDKEILRLSRI; from the coding sequence ATGATATTTGATGTCGGTGCAAATAATGGTTTATTCTGTCTTGAAGTTGCAAGAAAAAAACCTGATATAATACTACACGCATTTGAGCCTAACTCTGAGTTGTATAGGCACCTTTGTACTATAAAAAATAAAGAGAATCTGAGTAACTTACATATCCATAAATTAGCTATTTCAGACTACACCGGTAGCGGCAAACTGAATATAAGTGATTCAGCGGATAAAGGTTGCTCTAGCTTGTTGGATTTCAATGAAATAAATATAAAAAATGATAAATACTGGCGTAGTAGAACTGATTTGAAATATAGTCATACAGAAGAAGTTTCAATAATAACACTTTCGTCATTTATAAAAGAAGAGAGAATAGATGTAATTGATTTTATAAAAATCGATGCTCAAGGACTCGACCTGTCTATTTTGGCCTCTAGTGGTATATACCTTGATATAATAAAAGCTGGAATGCTTGAAGTACCATCTGTAGCATCAAACTCACTGTATGAAAGTGAATCACAAGATATTCATAAAGCATTAAATTTTTTTTCATCCAATGGGTATACTATAAAAGCAATAAAGCCAAATGACATGGCTTGTAATGAATTTAATATATTTTTTACAAAAAATCCTGAAACTTGGTTTGACATGATCAATGAACTTGGATTAGTTGGAATTGATATTTTTGATGGTAAAAATTACTGGCATCACCATAGCCGCTATATGAACTATGATGAAAGTGAGGTTGAGTCTAGATTAAATAAAAGAATTATAAATTTAAATGAAGAAGTTGAAAGATTGAATAATAGAATACTTGAGTTAGATAAAGAGATTCTTAGATTAAGTAGAATATAA
- a CDS encoding PI-PLC domain-containing protein: MIVLSHRGYWLKKNEKNTSIAFERSFSLGFGVEIDVRDWKGKLVISHNPPLNECMSFQQFLDIYTSFEARPKIAINIKADGLHDLLEKQLQQYEINNYFLFDMSVPDAILYLNKGMNIYTRQSEYEENPSFFDMSNGVWLDEFHRHWITNQSIINHLNAKKKICIVSPELHGRTYKSEWEHYKELELRIGKNKMMICTDYPEKAEDFFNA, translated from the coding sequence TTGATTGTATTGTCGCATCGTGGTTACTGGCTAAAAAAAAATGAAAAGAACACCTCTATAGCTTTCGAGCGAAGTTTTTCTTTAGGTTTTGGTGTTGAAATTGATGTTAGAGATTGGAAAGGTAAGTTAGTTATATCACATAACCCTCCATTGAATGAGTGTATGTCATTTCAACAATTTCTCGATATCTATACGAGCTTCGAGGCTAGGCCGAAAATAGCTATTAATATTAAAGCAGATGGCTTGCATGATTTACTTGAAAAACAATTACAGCAATACGAAATAAATAATTATTTTCTCTTTGATATGTCTGTTCCTGACGCTATTTTATATCTGAATAAAGGGATGAATATATATACTAGACAAAGTGAGTACGAAGAAAACCCATCTTTTTTTGATATGTCTAATGGTGTATGGCTTGATGAATTTCATAGGCATTGGATAACTAATCAGTCAATCATTAATCACCTTAATGCAAAAAAAAAGATATGTATTGTCTCACCAGAATTGCATGGTAGAACCTACAAAAGTGAGTGGGAGCATTATAAAGAATTAGAGCTAAGAATTGGTAAGAATAAAATGATGATTTGCACTGACTATCCCGAAAAAGCTGAGGATTTCTTCAATGCCTAA
- a CDS encoding HAD family hydrolase — translation MPKIKAVIFDMDGVLIEAKDWHYEALNKALSLFGMEISRYDHLVTYDGLPTKKKLEMLTTDRGLPAKLHSFINEMKQVYTMELVHTKCKPSFHHEYALARLKQEGYALSVASNSIRNSVKVMMEKASLLPYLDFFLSNQDVEFGKPDPEIYTRSIQRLNLQPEECLIVEDNDNGKQAAKASGAWLMEVGDVREVNYPNIMNHIMRIQG, via the coding sequence ATGCCTAAAATTAAAGCTGTTATTTTTGATATGGATGGAGTGCTTATAGAGGCTAAAGATTGGCACTATGAAGCTCTAAATAAAGCTCTCAGTTTATTTGGTATGGAAATTAGTCGTTATGATCACTTAGTTACATACGACGGTCTACCAACAAAGAAAAAGCTTGAAATGTTAACTACCGATAGGGGATTGCCAGCTAAACTGCATAGTTTTATTAATGAGATGAAGCAGGTTTATACTATGGAGCTTGTACATACTAAGTGCAAGCCTAGTTTTCATCATGAATATGCACTAGCTCGATTAAAACAAGAAGGTTATGCTTTATCTGTAGCATCAAATTCGATCAGGAATAGTGTCAAAGTGATGATGGAAAAAGCATCATTACTTCCATATCTTGATTTCTTTTTGTCTAATCAAGATGTTGAGTTTGGTAAACCTGACCCTGAAATCTATACACGTTCTATCCAAAGGCTAAATTTACAACCTGAAGAATGTTTAATAGTAGAAGATAACGATAATGGTAAACAAGCAGCAAAGGCAAGTGGTGCCTGGTTGATGGAAGTAGGTGATGTACGAGAGGTGAACTATCCAAATATTATGAACCATATTATGCGCATACAGGGGTAG
- a CDS encoding glycosyltransferase family 2 protein, translated as MLNVLIPMAGKSQYFPENEYPFPKPLIEIGHKTIVEWVVENLSTASSKVQFIFVINTADCVKFHLDSTLNIITNGQCKIVKIGEETRGSACSALMAIDHIPRNEPLLIANSDQLFTFSISKVIAEFYKSDAGVVTFDSVHPRWSYVRLDEERRVVEAAEKHPLSRHAIAGLYYFRCGADFIEAAMQMIRKDESVNGSYFIAPILNQMILSGKEIKMYKISNDTYHTFYTPKKIKEYENLQKIL; from the coding sequence ATGCTCAATGTTCTAATCCCAATGGCTGGAAAGTCACAGTATTTTCCAGAAAATGAATACCCATTTCCTAAGCCACTGATTGAAATAGGCCATAAAACAATTGTTGAGTGGGTTGTGGAGAATCTTTCTACGGCTTCTAGTAAAGTTCAATTCATTTTTGTGATTAACACTGCTGATTGTGTGAAATTTCACTTGGACAGTACATTAAATATAATCACCAATGGGCAGTGTAAGATTGTTAAAATTGGTGAAGAAACCCGTGGTTCAGCTTGTAGTGCGCTCATGGCTATTGATCATATACCGAGAAATGAACCACTCTTAATAGCTAATAGTGATCAATTGTTTACATTTTCAATTTCAAAGGTTATTGCTGAATTTTATAAATCTGATGCTGGAGTTGTCACATTTGATTCAGTTCATCCTCGTTGGTCATATGTTAGGCTAGATGAAGAACGACGTGTTGTTGAGGCTGCTGAAAAACACCCGTTAAGTCGTCATGCTATTGCAGGATTATACTATTTTCGCTGTGGTGCTGATTTCATAGAAGCTGCAATGCAAATGATTCGTAAGGATGAAAGTGTTAATGGAAGTTACTTTATCGCACCTATTCTCAATCAAATGATACTGTCTGGTAAAGAAATTAAAATGTATAAGATAAGCAATGATACATATCACACTTTTTATACCCCAAAAAAGATAAAAGAGTACGAGAATCTTCAGAAAATACTATAA
- a CDS encoding glycosyltransferase family 2 protein has product MINVVIPMAGAGSRFVNAGFIKPKPFIDVNGKPMIIRVLENINLPNARYILIAQRKHLQSEVDVVKEIKKRFQATFVEIDGLTEGTVCTVLHSRKLIDNDTPLLIANSDQLVDFEPQAFVSDCISRNLDGSILTFVDKTQDSKWSFARIDQDGLVQEVKEKEAISEFATVGIYFFRKGGDFIDASISMILHQDRVNGEYYTCPTYNYLIAEGKRTGIFNIPPDAMHGIGTPDDLQIFLSKTT; this is encoded by the coding sequence ATGATTAACGTTGTTATACCAATGGCTGGTGCTGGTAGTCGTTTTGTCAATGCTGGGTTTATTAAGCCAAAACCTTTTATTGATGTAAATGGTAAACCTATGATTATCCGTGTTTTAGAAAATATTAACTTACCTAATGCTCGGTATATCCTCATCGCTCAAAGGAAACATTTACAATCTGAAGTTGATGTGGTTAAGGAAATCAAAAAAAGGTTTCAGGCAACATTTGTAGAAATTGATGGGCTTACTGAAGGCACAGTTTGCACAGTTTTGCATTCACGTAAATTGATTGACAATGATACACCTTTGCTAATTGCTAACTCAGATCAGTTAGTTGATTTTGAACCACAAGCTTTCGTTTCTGATTGTATTAGTCGAAATCTTGATGGATCAATACTGACCTTTGTCGATAAAACACAAGATTCAAAATGGTCATTTGCCCGTATTGATCAGGATGGTCTTGTTCAGGAAGTTAAAGAGAAAGAAGCAATTTCAGAGTTTGCAACAGTTGGTATCTACTTCTTTCGTAAAGGTGGTGACTTTATTGATGCTTCTATTTCCATGATATTGCATCAAGATCGTGTAAATGGGGAGTATTATACTTGTCCTACTTATAATTATTTGATTGCTGAAGGTAAACGAACTGGAATATTTAATATTCCACCTGATGCAATGCATGGAATTGGAACTCCTGATGATTTACAAATTTTCTTGAGTAAAACTACTTGA
- the gmd gene encoding GDP-mannose 4,6-dehydratase: protein MTTALITGITGQDGAYLSQFLLQKGYRVYGTYRRTSSTNFWRLDDVGVRNHPNLNLLEYDLTDLGSSVRLLEQAEPDEIYNLAAQSFVGVSFDQPITTAQITGIGPVNILDAIRIVNPKIKFYQASTSEMFGLVQEVPQSEITPLYPRSPYGCAKVYAHWMTINYRESFDIFAASGILFNHESPLRGLEFVTRKITDGLARVKLGRQSHIELGNLEAKRDWGFAKDYVDGMWRMLQADEPDTFVLATGRTERVKDFVELTCKALDYQIVWEGNGVDEVGLDANTGKTIVKINPKFYRPAEVDLLIGNPDKAKKVLGWEAHTPLENLCAMMVEADMNRVEKGVSF from the coding sequence ATGACTACAGCTCTGATCACTGGCATAACAGGTCAAGATGGTGCCTATCTTTCTCAATTTCTCTTACAAAAAGGCTATAGAGTTTACGGCACCTACCGGCGTACATCATCCACTAATTTCTGGAGGCTTGACGATGTTGGTGTTCGTAACCACCCAAATTTAAACCTGCTTGAGTATGATCTCACTGATTTGGGTTCAAGTGTTCGTCTGTTAGAGCAAGCTGAGCCTGATGAAATCTATAATTTGGCTGCACAAAGTTTTGTAGGTGTTTCGTTTGATCAGCCTATTACAACAGCTCAGATTACTGGAATAGGCCCAGTAAACATACTTGATGCAATACGGATAGTTAATCCAAAAATTAAATTCTATCAAGCATCAACTTCTGAAATGTTTGGGCTGGTTCAAGAGGTGCCTCAGTCTGAAATTACTCCGCTTTACCCTCGCAGTCCCTACGGTTGCGCTAAAGTTTATGCACACTGGATGACCATTAACTACAGGGAAAGTTTTGACATTTTTGCAGCTAGCGGAATCTTATTCAATCATGAATCGCCACTACGTGGGCTCGAATTTGTTACCAGAAAAATAACAGATGGTCTTGCGCGTGTTAAGCTCGGCAGGCAGTCGCATATAGAGTTAGGCAATCTAGAGGCAAAGCGAGACTGGGGCTTTGCTAAAGATTATGTTGATGGGATGTGGCGTATGTTGCAGGCAGATGAGCCTGATACTTTTGTGTTGGCTACCGGAAGAACTGAACGTGTTAAGGACTTTGTTGAGTTAACATGCAAAGCACTCGATTATCAAATAGTATGGGAAGGAAATGGTGTTGATGAGGTTGGTCTGGATGCTAATACTGGAAAAACAATAGTCAAAATAAATCCAAAATTTTACAGACCTGCTGAAGTTGATTTGCTGATAGGTAATCCTGATAAAGCAAAGAAAGTTTTAGGCTGGGAGGCTCATACACCATTAGAAAATCTATGTGCAATGATGGTTGAAGCTGATATGAATCGGGTTGAAAAAGGCGTTTCTTTCTAA
- a CDS encoding GDP-mannose 4,6-dehydratase, whose amino-acid sequence MRTALITGITGFTGSYLAAELSAAGFDVYGTSFRKNKALDNKIFNVDLCDIDTLRDLIVKVSPDVVVHLAAVSFVDHKNKEEIYRTNIIGTHNLLTSLSENKKKPDSVLLASSANVYGDNSLGEIIESTQPSPINDYAVSKLAMEYMAKLWLDKLPIFIVRPFNYTGIGQSSQFLISKIVEHYRKGDEEIELGNIDISRDFLDVRTVAEYYRRLIEMAPVGETINVCSGKSISIREILKIMDDITGYKIKVNTNSSLIRRKDIKCLCGSNKYLNELVGDHQKISLHETLHWMYQGK is encoded by the coding sequence ATGCGTACGGCTCTAATAACAGGTATAACCGGGTTTACAGGGAGCTATCTGGCTGCTGAGTTGTCAGCAGCTGGTTTCGATGTATATGGAACCTCTTTCCGTAAAAATAAAGCACTTGATAATAAAATATTTAATGTAGATTTGTGTGATATTGATACATTAAGAGACTTGATTGTTAAAGTATCACCCGACGTAGTAGTACACTTAGCTGCAGTCTCTTTTGTTGATCACAAGAACAAGGAAGAGATATATCGAACTAATATTATAGGGACGCATAATTTACTTACTTCATTGTCTGAAAATAAAAAAAAACCTGATTCCGTATTGTTGGCCAGCAGTGCTAATGTTTATGGTGATAATTCCCTTGGTGAGATTATTGAATCTACACAACCATCACCTATAAATGATTATGCTGTCAGTAAGTTGGCCATGGAATATATGGCTAAACTGTGGTTGGATAAGCTTCCAATTTTTATTGTCAGGCCTTTTAACTACACAGGGATAGGTCAGTCCTCACAATTCTTAATATCCAAGATCGTAGAGCATTACAGAAAGGGTGATGAGGAGATAGAACTTGGCAATATTGATATTTCTCGTGATTTCCTCGATGTAAGAACTGTAGCTGAATACTATCGAAGGCTTATTGAGATGGCACCAGTAGGAGAAACAATCAATGTGTGTTCCGGAAAGTCTATAAGCATAAGAGAGATACTGAAAATTATGGATGATATTACTGGCTATAAAATTAAAGTAAATACCAATAGTTCTTTAATTAGAAGAAAAGATATCAAGTGTTTATGTGGTTCAAATAAATACTTAAATGAACTAGTTGGAGACCATCAGAAAATATCACTTCATGAAACATTACACTGGATGTACCAAGGGAAATAA
- a CDS encoding glycosyltransferase family 4 protein, whose product MRVGIDARLLSEPLTGIGRYTKELSDKLMDYSSQLYLYSARDIDSHKWEINNPKVRSANFQSRLGRMWWSQSYLPYWSAKDQVDVFWGATHRIPRYLPRNIARVVTIHDLVWKHAGNTMRPLSYVAEKMLMPDTIYSADRIIADSISTSKAIIDEYPAVSKKVRIVYPGTSRFPPHQEFQSLIVFGIDRPYFLFVGTLEPRKNLSRLLRAFASLDESIKKNNLLVIAGGKGWGGVDAEALIRRENLQGQVKVVGYVDDGWLATLYSHARFLAMPSLYEGFGLPLVEAMSFGVPVLTSDTSSMPEVAGEAGVLVDPLDVESIASGLTKFFGDNHRDSLAKKAEQSASRFTWEQSAKQLWAIFDEARKERLGSC is encoded by the coding sequence ATGCGCGTTGGTATAGATGCCAGGTTACTCTCTGAACCATTAACAGGAATAGGACGATACACTAAAGAATTATCAGATAAACTGATGGATTACTCAAGTCAGCTTTACCTTTACTCTGCAAGGGATATCGATTCTCACAAGTGGGAAATAAATAATCCCAAAGTCAGGTCGGCTAACTTTCAGAGTCGTCTTGGGAGAATGTGGTGGTCACAAAGTTACTTACCCTACTGGTCTGCCAAGGATCAGGTTGATGTCTTCTGGGGAGCAACACACAGGATACCCCGTTATCTTCCAAGGAATATTGCACGTGTTGTAACTATTCACGACCTCGTCTGGAAACATGCGGGGAACACTATGCGGCCTTTAAGTTATGTTGCTGAGAAAATGTTGATGCCTGATACTATTTATTCAGCTGACCGTATTATCGCGGACTCCATCAGTACCTCAAAGGCAATTATCGATGAATACCCTGCGGTCTCAAAAAAAGTTCGTATTGTTTATCCGGGCACTTCCAGATTTCCTCCCCACCAAGAGTTCCAATCTTTAATAGTTTTTGGCATTGACCGACCCTATTTTCTTTTTGTAGGAACGCTGGAGCCAAGAAAAAACTTGTCCCGCCTTCTCAGAGCTTTTGCTTCTCTTGATGAAAGTATCAAAAAAAATAATCTACTCGTTATCGCAGGGGGAAAAGGCTGGGGGGGCGTTGATGCAGAAGCCTTAATTCGACGTGAAAATCTACAAGGTCAGGTTAAAGTCGTTGGTTATGTTGATGATGGCTGGCTTGCTACTTTATATAGTCATGCCCGGTTCCTTGCAATGCCCTCACTTTATGAAGGTTTTGGCTTGCCGCTAGTTGAGGCAATGTCATTCGGTGTACCTGTTTTAACTTCTGATACTTCTTCCATGCCCGAAGTTGCAGGTGAGGCCGGAGTTCTTGTTGACCCTTTAGATGTTGAATCGATTGCTTCAGGGCTAACGAAATTTTTTGGTGACAATCATAGAGACTCTCTGGCAAAAAAAGCTGAACAGAGTGCCAGCAGGTTTACCTGGGAACAATCTGCTAAACAGCTATGGGCCATATTTGATGAGGCCAGAAAGGAAAGGTTGGGTTCCTGCTGA